The Cronobacter sakazakii genome has a window encoding:
- the purC gene encoding phosphoribosylaminoimidazolesuccinocarboxamide synthase — MQKQAELYRGKAKTVYSTENPDLLVLEFRNDTSAGDGARIEQFDRKGMVNNKFNYFIMSKLAEAGIPTQMEQLLSDTEALVKKLDMVPVECVIRNRAAGSLVKRLGIEEGIELNPPLFDLFLKNDAMHDPMVNESYCETFGWVSQENLARMKELTYKANDVLKKLFDDAGLILVDFKLEFGLFKGEVTLGDEFSPDGARLWDKQTMDKMDKDRFRQSLGGLIEAYEEVARRLGVNLD, encoded by the coding sequence ATGCAAAAGCAAGCTGAGTTGTATCGTGGCAAAGCGAAAACCGTATACAGCACGGAAAACCCGGATCTGTTGGTGCTCGAGTTCCGCAATGATACGTCAGCAGGCGACGGCGCCCGCATTGAACAGTTTGACCGTAAGGGAATGGTGAACAACAAGTTTAACTATTTCATTATGAGCAAACTGGCTGAAGCGGGTATCCCGACGCAAATGGAACAGCTGCTTTCTGATACCGAAGCGCTGGTGAAAAAGCTCGACATGGTGCCGGTGGAGTGCGTTATCCGCAACCGCGCAGCGGGATCGCTGGTGAAGCGTCTCGGCATTGAAGAGGGCATCGAACTCAATCCGCCGCTGTTCGACCTGTTCCTGAAAAACGACGCGATGCACGATCCTATGGTTAACGAATCCTACTGCGAAACGTTCGGCTGGGTGAGCCAGGAAAACCTCGCGCGCATGAAAGAACTGACCTACAAAGCCAATGACGTGCTGAAAAAGCTCTTTGACGACGCGGGCCTGATTCTGGTCGACTTCAAGCTGGAGTTTGGTCTGTTCAAAGGTGAAGTGACGCTGGGCGATGAGTTCTCGCCGGACGGCGCGCGTCTGTGGGATAAACAAACCATGGACAAAATGGACAAAGACCGCTTCCGTCAGAGCCTGGGCGGCCTTATCGAAGCCTACGAAGAAGTCGCGCGCCGTCTTGGCGTGAATCTCGACTAA
- the ypfJ gene encoding KPN_02809 family neutral zinc metallopeptidase, translated as MRWQGRRESDNVEDRRNSSSPMMGGRGFRLPAGKGGLVLLVVVVVASYYGVDLTGLLTGGAPVSQQASRSISPNDDEAAKFTSVILGTTEETWGQQFQKMGRTYQEPKLVMYRGATRTGCGTGQSVMGPFYCPADSTVYIDLSFYDEMKEKLGAGGDFAQGYVIAHEVGHHVQKLLGIEPKVRQLQQNASQTEVNRLSVRLELQADCFAGVWGNAMQKEGVLETGDLQEALNAAQAIGDDRLQQQSQGRVVPDSFTHGTSDQRYSWFKRGFDSGDPAQCNTFGNAL; from the coding sequence ATGCGTTGGCAAGGACGTCGCGAAAGCGACAACGTCGAAGACAGAAGAAACAGCAGTTCGCCGATGATGGGCGGGCGCGGATTCCGCCTGCCTGCCGGGAAGGGTGGGCTGGTACTGCTGGTGGTTGTGGTGGTCGCCAGCTATTACGGTGTCGATCTCACCGGGCTTCTCACCGGCGGCGCGCCGGTCAGCCAGCAGGCGTCGCGCTCCATCAGCCCGAACGACGACGAAGCGGCGAAATTCACCTCGGTGATTCTCGGCACCACCGAAGAGACCTGGGGTCAGCAATTCCAGAAAATGGGGCGTACTTATCAGGAGCCGAAACTGGTGATGTACCGCGGTGCCACCCGCACCGGCTGCGGCACCGGCCAGTCGGTGATGGGGCCGTTCTACTGCCCGGCGGACAGCACCGTGTATATCGATCTCTCTTTCTATGACGAAATGAAAGAGAAACTTGGTGCGGGCGGCGATTTCGCGCAGGGCTATGTCATCGCGCACGAAGTCGGCCACCATGTGCAGAAGCTGCTCGGCATTGAGCCGAAAGTGCGCCAGCTCCAGCAAAACGCCTCTCAGACCGAAGTGAACCGCCTCTCGGTGCGCCTTGAGTTACAGGCGGACTGTTTTGCGGGCGTCTGGGGCAATGCGATGCAGAAAGAGGGCGTGCTGGAAACCGGCGATTTGCAGGAGGCGCTGAACGCCGCGCAGGCGATCGGCGATGACCGCCTTCAGCAGCAGAGTCAGGGGCGCGTGGTGCCGGACAGCTTTACCCACGGTACGTCCGATCAGCGCTACAGCTGGTTTAAACGCGGTTTTGACAGCGGCGACCCGGCCCAGTGCAACACCTTTGGCAACGCGCTGTAA
- a CDS encoding tRNA(Met) cytidine acetyltransferase TmcA produces MAAAGIRRLLVLSGDETWSSQQARQLSNALPGDWLWVGTAPEMALNGAPGAINTLLGREYLHAVFDARSGFDAAAFAALAGTLKAGSWLVLLTPPWQAWPTRVDNDSCRWSDSREPISTPHFIHHLQRLFLDDPDVICWRQEQPLPLSPSAPRPRWHPACGEPQQEQARLLDELLTTTNGVTVITAARGRGKSALAGMFIRALPGRALVTAPSRASAEVIAAHAGEKFVFMAPDALLAALEDGTLAPCDWLVIDEAAALPGPVLQKLVRAFPATLLTSTVQGYEGTGRGFLLKFCAGIDGLRYRTLSTPVRWAQDDPLERLVSQALLFDDDDFARTPAGDVRFYSVSQNDWQTRPDRAAALYRLLAGAHYRTSPLDLRRMMDAPGQSFIAAEAGGETVGALWLVAEGGLDAALSQAVWAGYRRPRGNLVAQSLAAHGGDPLAATLVGLRVSRVAVHPGRQREGIGRQLIEQARAQAPEGCDYLSVSFGYTPALWRFWQRCGFTLVRFGSHREASSGCYNAMALVALSAAGSQLVREEHQRLARDATLLQRWVDETLPLTPAPQATLNSDDWLALAGFAFAHRPLETSLGPLYRLLEASPQGLQALRGRLALQMPVDVLCRKLGLSGRKALLAALRQETALALDALDAPRAATLNAQLMQWQFFH; encoded by the coding sequence ATGGCGGCGGCGGGCATCCGCCGCCTGTTAGTGTTAAGCGGTGATGAAACCTGGAGCTCACAGCAGGCGCGACAGCTGTCGAACGCTCTACCCGGCGACTGGCTGTGGGTAGGCACCGCGCCGGAGATGGCGCTCAACGGCGCGCCGGGCGCTATCAATACGCTGCTCGGGCGCGAATACCTGCATGCGGTCTTTGATGCCCGTAGCGGTTTTGACGCTGCGGCATTTGCCGCGCTCGCAGGCACGCTGAAAGCGGGCAGCTGGCTGGTACTGCTGACGCCGCCGTGGCAGGCCTGGCCCACGCGCGTGGATAACGATTCCTGCCGCTGGAGCGACAGCCGGGAGCCCATTTCTACCCCGCATTTTATCCATCATCTTCAGCGGCTTTTTCTTGATGATCCTGATGTTATCTGCTGGCGTCAGGAGCAGCCGTTACCGTTAAGCCCGTCTGCGCCGCGCCCGCGCTGGCACCCGGCCTGCGGCGAGCCGCAGCAGGAACAGGCGCGGCTATTGGATGAGTTATTAACCACCACTAATGGCGTGACGGTAATCACCGCTGCGCGCGGGCGCGGTAAATCGGCGCTCGCTGGCATGTTTATTCGCGCGCTGCCGGGCAGGGCGCTGGTGACCGCGCCGTCGCGCGCCTCGGCGGAGGTTATCGCCGCGCACGCGGGCGAGAAATTTGTCTTCATGGCACCAGACGCGCTGCTGGCCGCGCTTGAGGATGGCACGCTCGCGCCCTGCGACTGGCTGGTTATTGATGAAGCCGCGGCGCTCCCAGGCCCGGTGCTGCAAAAACTGGTGCGGGCGTTTCCCGCCACGCTTCTGACCAGCACCGTGCAGGGCTATGAAGGCACCGGGCGCGGTTTCCTGCTGAAATTCTGCGCGGGCATCGACGGCCTGCGCTACCGCACGTTGAGTACGCCGGTGCGCTGGGCGCAGGACGATCCGCTGGAGCGGCTGGTCAGTCAGGCGCTGCTGTTTGACGATGACGATTTCGCCCGCACGCCCGCAGGCGACGTACGCTTTTATTCTGTTTCGCAGAACGACTGGCAAACCCGGCCCGACCGCGCGGCCGCGCTGTACCGGCTGCTGGCGGGCGCGCACTATCGCACGTCGCCGCTCGATCTGCGCCGGATGATGGATGCGCCGGGGCAGTCTTTTATCGCCGCCGAGGCGGGCGGCGAGACCGTTGGCGCGCTGTGGTTAGTGGCGGAAGGCGGTCTTGACGCAGCGCTGAGCCAGGCGGTGTGGGCCGGTTATCGCCGTCCGCGCGGCAATCTGGTGGCGCAGTCGCTGGCGGCGCACGGCGGCGATCCGCTCGCGGCCACGCTTGTTGGTCTGCGCGTTAGCCGCGTGGCGGTGCATCCGGGCCGCCAGCGCGAAGGCATTGGACGCCAGTTGATTGAGCAGGCGCGCGCACAAGCGCCTGAAGGCTGCGACTATCTTTCCGTGAGTTTCGGCTATACGCCTGCGCTGTGGCGCTTCTGGCAGCGCTGCGGTTTTACGCTGGTGCGTTTTGGCAGCCATCGCGAGGCCAGCAGCGGCTGCTATAACGCGATGGCGCTCGTGGCGCTGAGTGCGGCGGGCTCACAGCTCGTGCGTGAAGAGCACCAGCGGCTGGCACGCGATGCGACGCTGCTTCAGCGCTGGGTGGATGAAACGCTGCCGCTAACGCCCGCCCCCCAGGCTACCCTTAATAGTGATGACTGGTTAGCGCTCGCCGGATTCGCGTTCGCGCATCGCCCGCTGGAAACCTCTCTCGGCCCGCTCTACCGGTTGCTTGAGGCGAGCCCGCAGGGGTTGCAGGCGCTGCGCGGGCGGCTGGCGCTGCAAATGCCGGTGGATGTGCTCTGCCGTAAGCTCGGGCTTTCCGGGCGTAAGGCGTTGCTTGCCGCGCTGCGTCAGGAAACCGCGCTGGCGCTGGA
- the bamC gene encoding outer membrane protein assembly factor BamC: MAYSVQKSRVAKVATVSLVMLLAACSSDSRYKRQVSGDESYLDAASLAELHAPAGMILPVQNGDYNIPTPRTNGPVGKQLDIRPPTQPLALVSGARTQFTGDTATLLLESGRNGALWPQVVSVVQSLNYTIEKRDDAAQTLNTDWVQWNRADEDQQYRGRYQVSVKPQGYQQALVVKLVNLEQDGKPVADTASLQRYSAEMLNAIASGLDKNETARQNAADNRSASQIDVTSGSDDVGLPVLVVRAPFNAVWNRLPDTLAKVGMKVTDSTRSTGSVAVTYKALSDSDWQALGARDPGLSNGDYKLQVGDLDNRTSLQFIDPKGHTLTQSQNDALVAAFQAAFSK, translated from the coding sequence ATGGCTTACTCAGTACAGAAGTCGCGTGTGGCGAAAGTAGCAACCGTATCGCTGGTGATGCTGCTCGCCGCCTGTAGTTCCGATTCGCGCTACAAGCGTCAGGTGAGCGGCGACGAGTCCTATCTGGACGCGGCTTCGCTGGCAGAACTGCACGCGCCGGCCGGTATGATCCTGCCGGTGCAGAACGGCGACTATAACATCCCGACCCCGCGTACCAACGGCCCGGTTGGCAAACAGCTTGATATTCGCCCGCCCACACAGCCGCTGGCGCTGGTCAGTGGCGCGCGTACGCAGTTCACGGGCGACACCGCGACGCTGCTGCTTGAAAGCGGCCGCAACGGTGCGCTCTGGCCGCAGGTGGTCAGCGTCGTGCAGTCGCTCAACTACACCATTGAAAAACGCGACGACGCCGCTCAGACGCTCAACACCGACTGGGTACAGTGGAACCGCGCCGATGAAGACCAGCAGTATCGCGGTCGCTATCAGGTCAGCGTGAAGCCGCAGGGCTATCAGCAGGCGCTGGTGGTGAAGCTCGTCAATCTTGAGCAGGATGGCAAACCGGTGGCGGATACCGCCTCATTGCAGCGTTACAGCGCCGAAATGCTGAACGCCATTGCCTCCGGTCTTGATAAAAACGAAACCGCGCGTCAGAACGCCGCCGATAACCGCAGCGCGTCGCAAATCGACGTCACCAGCGGTTCCGACGATGTCGGCCTGCCGGTACTGGTGGTGCGCGCGCCGTTCAACGCCGTCTGGAACCGTCTGCCGGATACGCTTGCCAAAGTGGGCATGAAAGTGACCGACTCCACCCGTTCAACGGGCAGCGTCGCCGTGACCTACAAAGCGCTGTCTGACAGCGACTGGCAGGCGCTGGGCGCACGCGATCCGGGCCTCTCTAACGGCGATTACAAACTTCAGGTCGGCGATCTCGATAACCGCACCAGCCTGCAGTTTATCGACCCGAAAGGCCATACGCTGACCCAGTCGCAGAACGATGCGCTGGTAGCCGCCTTCCAGGCTGCATTCAGCAAGTAA